A region from the Posidoniimonas polymericola genome encodes:
- a CDS encoding dockerin type I domain-containing protein, which produces MKILSHILAATLVMLGGQTLLGVTLSPGDIIITEFFDGWHKIDPVTHQVTELPFVKSSSDYLAVDPAGTIYFASDTDEVSRVDWASNATSLVPSAGLQFIDGLVVEPSGSLLISEDDSISRLNPANGQTTEVSRGNLFGPAGIAQGQDGRVFFTEFFNDLWELSSTSIGRSSVPTPDLDSPSLLTVQPSGDLIVLNIDNQLLRIDPDTGATGLFSTDLPTFPIALAVEADGDVLMTSTDGVFRFDGVTGTRSLVAEGTFFSPKGIVVIPTPADPEPGDFDGNGSIDAADYAAWQNQYGAPAGSADANADGTVNAADYTVWRDAVSAAPTAVASTAPEPSSFLLLILAGSLAMKSRR; this is translated from the coding sequence ATGAAGATCCTTTCGCACATCCTTGCTGCCACGTTGGTGATGCTCGGCGGGCAAACTTTGCTGGGCGTGACGCTCTCGCCCGGCGACATCATCATCACCGAGTTCTTCGACGGGTGGCACAAGATCGACCCGGTGACTCACCAAGTGACCGAGCTGCCGTTTGTGAAGAGCTCGTCGGACTACCTAGCGGTCGACCCGGCGGGCACGATCTACTTCGCCTCAGACACGGACGAGGTCAGCCGGGTCGACTGGGCATCCAACGCGACCTCGCTGGTCCCCTCGGCGGGACTGCAATTCATCGACGGCCTGGTGGTCGAGCCCTCGGGGTCGCTACTGATCTCAGAGGACGACAGCATCAGCCGCCTCAACCCGGCCAATGGGCAGACCACCGAGGTCAGCAGGGGGAACCTGTTCGGGCCGGCCGGCATCGCCCAGGGGCAGGATGGACGGGTATTCTTCACCGAGTTCTTCAATGACCTGTGGGAGTTGTCGTCGACCTCAATCGGACGCTCCTCCGTCCCAACGCCCGACCTCGACTCGCCGTCGCTGCTTACGGTGCAGCCCTCGGGCGACCTGATTGTGCTGAACATCGACAACCAGCTCCTGCGGATCGACCCGGACACCGGCGCCACTGGGTTGTTCTCGACCGACCTGCCAACCTTCCCAATCGCCCTGGCGGTCGAGGCCGATGGCGATGTGCTGATGACGTCGACCGACGGCGTGTTCCGCTTTGACGGCGTTACCGGGACGCGGTCGCTGGTCGCCGAGGGGACGTTCTTCTCGCCCAAGGGCATTGTTGTAATCCCAACGCCCGCTGATCCCGAGCCGGGCGACTTCGACGGCAACGGCTCAATCGACGCCGCCGACTACGCCGCCTGGCAGAACCAGTACGGCGCCCCAGCCGGCTCCGCCGACGCCAACGCCGACGGCACGGTCAACGCCGCCGACTACACCGTATGGCGCGACGCGGTATCCGCGGCGCCCACCGCCGTCGCGAGCACGGCGCCGGAGCCTTCGTCGTTCCTCTTGCTGATCCTCGCCGGTTCACTCGCGATGAAATCGCGACGCTAA